The following proteins come from a genomic window of Anticarsia gemmatalis isolate Benzon Research Colony breed Stoneville strain chromosome 25, ilAntGemm2 primary, whole genome shotgun sequence:
- the LOC142983969 gene encoding trehalase-like isoform X2, translating into MMMIMWCFIVMLFVAVGADRSSLPPTCDSLIYCHGPLLDTVQMAGLYNDSKTFVDMKLKLAPNITMEHFNQMMHRTGSQPTKADIQEFVNHNFDPEGSEFEEWTPPDWKNNPAFLQKIKDPLLHQWASDLNRLWLQLGRKMKPEVKEHQDLYSIIYVDNPVIVPGGRFREFYYWDSYWILKGLLLSEMRSTAKGMVSNFLDIVDRIGFIPNGGRIYYKMRSQPPLLIPMVELIMEDMDDVSFLRQHIHTLDREFDYWMTNHSVEVEHNGHRHTMARYFDMSQGPRPESYKEDIDCARHFDSNDKKEELYAELKAAAESGWDFSSRWFILNGTNKGNLTNLKTRSIVPVDLNAIMCWNARLLRDYHTRLGNIDKAEYYRNVHARFMDAIDQVLWHEDVGVWLDYNLESGRPRDYFYPSNISPLWANCYDPAKKDYYVNRVINYLDKVKVDIFEGGIPTTFEHSGEQWDYPNAWPPLQYIVVMGLADTGHTEAMRYASEIATKWVRSNFEVWKQKTAMLEKYDATIFGGFGGGGEYVVQTGFGWSNGVIMAMLNRYGADTFGSGEAQSGAVVGAHVGASGVATAILAVLASLAAGTLGLMVYRKRKEYVRLGGGEDYKLLSRRPYTELRSMNGASNPRQR; encoded by the exons TTTGATCTACTGCCATGGGCCGTTGCTGGACACGGTGCAGATGGCAGGACTCTACAACGACTCCAAGACCTTCGTGGACATGAAGCTGAAACTGGCGCCCAACATTACCATGGAACACTTCAACCAGATGATGCATAG GACAGGTTCACAACCGACGAAGGCCGACATCCAGGAGTTCGTCAACCACAACTTCGACCCGGAGGGATCCGAGTTTGAAGAGTGGACGCCACCTGACTGGAAAAATAACCCTG CATTTCTCCAAAAGATCAAGGATCCGTTGCTGCACCAGTGGGCTTCAGATCTGAACAGACTGTGGCTGCAGCTCGGCAGGAAGATGAAGCCTGAGGTCAAGGAGCACCAGGATCTCTACTCTATCATTTATGTTGATAACCCAGTTATTGTTCCTG GTGGTCGTTTCCGTGAGTTCTACTACTGGGATTCGTACTGGATCCTCAAGGGTCTCCTGCTCTCCGAGATGAGGTCCACCGCCAAGGGCATGGTCTCCAACTTCCTCGATATCGTTGACAGAATCGGCTTCATTCCTAATGGCGGCaggatttattataaaatgag GTCCCAACCCCCCCTCCTAATTCCCATGGTGGAACTAATAATGGAAGACATGGATGACGTATCGTTCCTCCGCCAGCACATACACACGTTGGACCGCGAGTTCGATTACTGGATGACGAACCATTCCGTGGAGGTGGAACACAATGGCCACCGGCACACCATGGCTAGGTACTTCGATATGTCACAAGGACCCAGGCCAGAGAGTTATAAGGAAGATATTGATTGTGCTAG GCATTTTGACAGTAATGACAAGAAAGAGGAATTGTATGCTGAGTTGAAGGCAGCCGCTGAGTCCGGCTGGGACTTCTCGTCCAGATGGTTTATACTCAATGGTACCAATAAAG GCAATCTAACAAATCTAAAGACCCGCTCCATAGTCCCGGTAGACCTTAACGCGATCATGTGTTGGAACGCGCGCCTCCTCCGTGACTATCACACGCGGCTCGGAAACATTGATAAAGCAGAGTATTATAGAAACGTACATGCCAGGTTTATGGATGCTATTGATCAG GTACTCTGGCACGAGGACGTGGGCGTCTGGTTGGACTACAACCTGGAGTCCGGCAGACCCCGGGACTATTTCTACCCCTCCAACATTTCCCCCCTCTGGGCTAACTGCTACGATCCCGCCAAGAAGGACTACTATGTCAACAGAGTCATAAATTATTTGGATAAAGTTAAA GTGGACATCTTCGAAGGCGGCATCCCCACCACGTTCGAGCACAGCGGCGAGCAGTGGGACTATCCCAACGCGTGGCCGCCATTACAGTACATCGTGGTGATGGGCCTGGCCGACACCGGCCACACGGAGGCCATGAGATACGCCTCAGAAATAGCCACCAAGTGGGTCAGATCCAACTTTGAGGTGTGGAAGCAGAAGACTGCTATGCTTGAGAAG TATGACGCAACAATCTTCGGTGGTTTCGGCGGCGGTGGCGAGTATGTCGTACAAACTGGCTTCGGATGGTCCAACGGAGTCATCATGGCTATGTTGAACAGATATGGAG CGGACACGTTCGGTTCGGGCGAGGCGCAGTCCGGCGCGGTCGTCGGCGCCCACGTGGGTGCCAGTGGAGTCGCCACCGCTATACTCGCGGTGCTCGCTTCTTTAGCCGCCGGGACGCTAGG ATTGATGGTATACAGAAAACGCAAAGAATACGTCAGACTGGGCGGCGGAGAAGACTACAAGCTATTGTCCCGAAGACCCTACACCGAGCTGAGGAGCATGAACGGGGCATCGAACCCGCGACAGCGATGA
- the LOC142983969 gene encoding trehalase-like isoform X1, translating to MMMIMWCFIVMLFVAVGADRSSLPPTCDSLIYCHGPLLDTVQMAGLYNDSKTFVDMKLKLAPNITMEHFNQMMHRTGSQPTKADIQEFVNHNFDPEGSEFEEWTPPDWKNNPAFLQKIKDPLLHQWASDLNRLWLQLGRKMKPEVKEHQDLYSIIYVDNPVIVPGGRFREFYYWDSYWILKGLLLSEMRSTAKGMVSNFLDIVDRIGFIPNGGRIYYKMRSQPPLLIPMVELIMEDMDDVSFLRQHIHTLDREFDYWMTNHSVEVEHNGHRHTMARYFDMSQGPRPESYKEDIDCARHFDSNDKKEELYAELKAAAESGWDFSSRWFILNGTNKGNLTNLKTRSIVPVDLNAIMCWNARLLRDYHTRLGNIDKAEYYRNVHARFMDAIDQVLWHEDVGVWLDYNLESGRPRDYFYPSNISPLWANCYDPAKKDYYVNRVINYLDKVKVDIFEGGIPTTFEHSGEQWDYPNAWPPLQYIVVMGLADTGHTEAMRYASEIATKWVRSNFEVWKQKTAMLEKYDATIFGGFGGGGEYVVQTGFGWSNGVIMAMLNRYGEEMSAADTFGSGEAQSGAVVGAHVGASGVATAILAVLASLAAGTLGLMVYRKRKEYVRLGGGEDYKLLSRRPYTELRSMNGASNPRQR from the exons TTTGATCTACTGCCATGGGCCGTTGCTGGACACGGTGCAGATGGCAGGACTCTACAACGACTCCAAGACCTTCGTGGACATGAAGCTGAAACTGGCGCCCAACATTACCATGGAACACTTCAACCAGATGATGCATAG GACAGGTTCACAACCGACGAAGGCCGACATCCAGGAGTTCGTCAACCACAACTTCGACCCGGAGGGATCCGAGTTTGAAGAGTGGACGCCACCTGACTGGAAAAATAACCCTG CATTTCTCCAAAAGATCAAGGATCCGTTGCTGCACCAGTGGGCTTCAGATCTGAACAGACTGTGGCTGCAGCTCGGCAGGAAGATGAAGCCTGAGGTCAAGGAGCACCAGGATCTCTACTCTATCATTTATGTTGATAACCCAGTTATTGTTCCTG GTGGTCGTTTCCGTGAGTTCTACTACTGGGATTCGTACTGGATCCTCAAGGGTCTCCTGCTCTCCGAGATGAGGTCCACCGCCAAGGGCATGGTCTCCAACTTCCTCGATATCGTTGACAGAATCGGCTTCATTCCTAATGGCGGCaggatttattataaaatgag GTCCCAACCCCCCCTCCTAATTCCCATGGTGGAACTAATAATGGAAGACATGGATGACGTATCGTTCCTCCGCCAGCACATACACACGTTGGACCGCGAGTTCGATTACTGGATGACGAACCATTCCGTGGAGGTGGAACACAATGGCCACCGGCACACCATGGCTAGGTACTTCGATATGTCACAAGGACCCAGGCCAGAGAGTTATAAGGAAGATATTGATTGTGCTAG GCATTTTGACAGTAATGACAAGAAAGAGGAATTGTATGCTGAGTTGAAGGCAGCCGCTGAGTCCGGCTGGGACTTCTCGTCCAGATGGTTTATACTCAATGGTACCAATAAAG GCAATCTAACAAATCTAAAGACCCGCTCCATAGTCCCGGTAGACCTTAACGCGATCATGTGTTGGAACGCGCGCCTCCTCCGTGACTATCACACGCGGCTCGGAAACATTGATAAAGCAGAGTATTATAGAAACGTACATGCCAGGTTTATGGATGCTATTGATCAG GTACTCTGGCACGAGGACGTGGGCGTCTGGTTGGACTACAACCTGGAGTCCGGCAGACCCCGGGACTATTTCTACCCCTCCAACATTTCCCCCCTCTGGGCTAACTGCTACGATCCCGCCAAGAAGGACTACTATGTCAACAGAGTCATAAATTATTTGGATAAAGTTAAA GTGGACATCTTCGAAGGCGGCATCCCCACCACGTTCGAGCACAGCGGCGAGCAGTGGGACTATCCCAACGCGTGGCCGCCATTACAGTACATCGTGGTGATGGGCCTGGCCGACACCGGCCACACGGAGGCCATGAGATACGCCTCAGAAATAGCCACCAAGTGGGTCAGATCCAACTTTGAGGTGTGGAAGCAGAAGACTGCTATGCTTGAGAAG TATGACGCAACAATCTTCGGTGGTTTCGGCGGCGGTGGCGAGTATGTCGTACAAACTGGCTTCGGATGGTCCAACGGAGTCATCATGGCTATGTTGAACAGATATGGAG AGGAGATGTCGGCAGCGGACACGTTCGGTTCGGGCGAGGCGCAGTCCGGCGCGGTCGTCGGCGCCCACGTGGGTGCCAGTGGAGTCGCCACCGCTATACTCGCGGTGCTCGCTTCTTTAGCCGCCGGGACGCTAGG ATTGATGGTATACAGAAAACGCAAAGAATACGTCAGACTGGGCGGCGGAGAAGACTACAAGCTATTGTCCCGAAGACCCTACACCGAGCTGAGGAGCATGAACGGGGCATCGAACCCGCGACAGCGATGA
- the LOC142983969 gene encoding trehalase-like isoform X3: protein MMMIMWCFIVMLFVAVGADRSSLPPTCDSLIYCHGPLLDTVQMAGLYNDSKTFVDMKLKLAPNITMEHFNQMMHRTGSQPTKADIQEFVNHNFDPEGSEFEEWTPPDWKNNPAFLQKIKDPLLHQWASDLNRLWLQLGRKMKPEVKEHQDLYSIIYVDNPVIVPGGRFREFYYWDSYWILKGLLLSEMRSTAKGMVSNFLDIVDRIGFIPNGGRIYYKMRSQPPLLIPMVELIMEDMDDVSFLRQHIHTLDREFDYWMTNHSVEVEHNGHRHTMARYFDMSQGPRPESYKEDIDCARHFDSNDKKEELYAELKAAAESGWDFSSRWFILNGTNKGNLTNLKTRSIVPVDLNAIMCWNARLLRDYHTRLGNIDKAEYYRNVHARFMDAIDQVLWHEDVGVWLDYNLESGRPRDYFYPSNISPLWANCYDPAKKDYYVNRVINYLDKVKVDIFEGGIPTTFEHSGEQWDYPNAWPPLQYIVVMGLADTGHTEAMRYASEIATKWVRSNFEVWKQKTAMLEKYDATIFGGFGGGGEYVVQTGFGWSNGVIMAMLNRYGEEMSAADTFGSGEAQSGAVVGAHVGASGVATAILAVLASLAAGTLG from the exons TTTGATCTACTGCCATGGGCCGTTGCTGGACACGGTGCAGATGGCAGGACTCTACAACGACTCCAAGACCTTCGTGGACATGAAGCTGAAACTGGCGCCCAACATTACCATGGAACACTTCAACCAGATGATGCATAG GACAGGTTCACAACCGACGAAGGCCGACATCCAGGAGTTCGTCAACCACAACTTCGACCCGGAGGGATCCGAGTTTGAAGAGTGGACGCCACCTGACTGGAAAAATAACCCTG CATTTCTCCAAAAGATCAAGGATCCGTTGCTGCACCAGTGGGCTTCAGATCTGAACAGACTGTGGCTGCAGCTCGGCAGGAAGATGAAGCCTGAGGTCAAGGAGCACCAGGATCTCTACTCTATCATTTATGTTGATAACCCAGTTATTGTTCCTG GTGGTCGTTTCCGTGAGTTCTACTACTGGGATTCGTACTGGATCCTCAAGGGTCTCCTGCTCTCCGAGATGAGGTCCACCGCCAAGGGCATGGTCTCCAACTTCCTCGATATCGTTGACAGAATCGGCTTCATTCCTAATGGCGGCaggatttattataaaatgag GTCCCAACCCCCCCTCCTAATTCCCATGGTGGAACTAATAATGGAAGACATGGATGACGTATCGTTCCTCCGCCAGCACATACACACGTTGGACCGCGAGTTCGATTACTGGATGACGAACCATTCCGTGGAGGTGGAACACAATGGCCACCGGCACACCATGGCTAGGTACTTCGATATGTCACAAGGACCCAGGCCAGAGAGTTATAAGGAAGATATTGATTGTGCTAG GCATTTTGACAGTAATGACAAGAAAGAGGAATTGTATGCTGAGTTGAAGGCAGCCGCTGAGTCCGGCTGGGACTTCTCGTCCAGATGGTTTATACTCAATGGTACCAATAAAG GCAATCTAACAAATCTAAAGACCCGCTCCATAGTCCCGGTAGACCTTAACGCGATCATGTGTTGGAACGCGCGCCTCCTCCGTGACTATCACACGCGGCTCGGAAACATTGATAAAGCAGAGTATTATAGAAACGTACATGCCAGGTTTATGGATGCTATTGATCAG GTACTCTGGCACGAGGACGTGGGCGTCTGGTTGGACTACAACCTGGAGTCCGGCAGACCCCGGGACTATTTCTACCCCTCCAACATTTCCCCCCTCTGGGCTAACTGCTACGATCCCGCCAAGAAGGACTACTATGTCAACAGAGTCATAAATTATTTGGATAAAGTTAAA GTGGACATCTTCGAAGGCGGCATCCCCACCACGTTCGAGCACAGCGGCGAGCAGTGGGACTATCCCAACGCGTGGCCGCCATTACAGTACATCGTGGTGATGGGCCTGGCCGACACCGGCCACACGGAGGCCATGAGATACGCCTCAGAAATAGCCACCAAGTGGGTCAGATCCAACTTTGAGGTGTGGAAGCAGAAGACTGCTATGCTTGAGAAG TATGACGCAACAATCTTCGGTGGTTTCGGCGGCGGTGGCGAGTATGTCGTACAAACTGGCTTCGGATGGTCCAACGGAGTCATCATGGCTATGTTGAACAGATATGGAG AGGAGATGTCGGCAGCGGACACGTTCGGTTCGGGCGAGGCGCAGTCCGGCGCGGTCGTCGGCGCCCACGTGGGTGCCAGTGGAGTCGCCACCGCTATACTCGCGGTGCTCGCTTCTTTAGCCGCCGGGACGCTAGGGTGA
- the LOC142983988 gene encoding facilitated trehalose transporter Tret1-like, whose amino-acid sequence MVKPFVKQACIVSGVLLTMVEVGMCLGFTTCLLPALRDPDSDIKADLATSSWIAATFGLAWIPGFFTSSYYMDRFGRKIAFILDIIPGALGLILMYFSTNVYGLIAARALEGVTAGSTSILGAIVIGEYSSPVYRGMFLNLKTAALYMGSAIAHLLGNYFHWRTVALVTLIPYVVNFGIVWMWPESPSWLASKDRFEQSEKTFYWLRGKSEQSTKELREMTKAQQERTKHEEISFSNNVMIFFRKCRRRDFVMPVIIYFFAAVLLETSGRHIFPAYAVQIIAEVSGSEASFYYTLCLDLLVTVSAFFSSVLIRMFKRRTLLFTTGAAAFIVIMSVCLYLFLVSRSIIPNISWIPMGLFGMYLAIVNFACAPIPLALVGEIFPLEHRASGTTIAGLLIALTSIITLKTTPVMLATVKVYGTFTILGVIMAISLVFLYFMLPETKDRTLQEIEDYFNYGVYKADDRVEDKEAGSKMIEG is encoded by the exons ATGGTTAAACCTTTTGTGAAACag GCATGTATAGTGTCAGGAGTACTCCTGACGATGGTGGAGGTCGGCATGTGTCTGGGGTTCACCACGTGTCTGCTGCCAGCACTCCGGGATCCTGACTCCGACATCAAGGCAGACCTGGCTACGTCTTCATGGATCG CTGCAACATTCGGCTTAGCCTGGATACCCGGCTTCTTCACATCATCCTACTACATGGATCGATTCGGAAGAAAGATCGCATTTATCCTGGACATCATTCCTGGCGCTTTAGGCTTGATACTAATGTACTTTTCGACCAACGTGTACGGCTTGATAGCTGCCAGAGCTCTTGAAGGTGTCACAGCAGGATCTACATCGATATTGGGAGCTATAGTCATAGGAGAGTATTCTAGTCCAGTATACCGAGGAATGTTCCTCAATTTGAAGACTGCAGCACTTTATATGGGAAGTGCTATAGCCCATTTGCTGGGGAACTACTTCCACTGGAGAACAGTAGCACTCGTGACCTTAATCCCTTATGTTGTGAACTTCGGAATAGTCTGGATGTGGCCCGAAAGCCCTTCGTGGTTAGCTTCAAAAGATAGATTTGAGCAaagtgaaaagactttttactgGTTGAGAGGAAAAAGCGAACAGTCTACCAAAGAGTTGAGAGAAATGACGAAAGCACAGCAAGAACGAACCAAACACGAAGAAATTAGTTTCTCAAACAATGTAATGATATTCTTTagaaaatgtcgtagacgagaCTTTGTTATGCCagttattatttacttcttCGCTGCAGTTTTGTTGGAGACGAGTGGAAGACATATTTTCCCTGCTTATGCTGTGCAGATCATTGCTGAAGTGTCGGGGTCCGAAGCTTCATTCTATTACACTTTATGTTTAGATCTCTTAGTGACAGTTAGTGCATTCTTTTCATCAGTACTGATCAGAATGTTCAAAAGAAGGACTCTCTTATTCACGACAGGGGCAGCAGCGTTTATAGTCATCATGAGTGTCTGCCTCTATCTGTTTTTGGTTTCAAGATCAATCATTCCAAATATTTCATGGATTCCTATGGGTTTATTTGGAATGTACTTAGCTATTGTTAATTTCGCGTGTGCTCCAATACCATTAGCGTTAGTTGGGGAAATATTTCCTCTAGAGCATAGGGCTTCAGGCACGACTATAGCTGGCCTTTTAATTGCTCTTACAAGTATAATCACTTTGAAAACTACGCCAGTTATGTTGGCGACAGTCAAAGTGTATGgaacttttacaattttaggTGTAATTATGGCCATTTCTTTAGTTTTCTTGTATTTTATGTTACCTGAGACGAAAGATAGGACTTTGCAGGAAATTGAGGATTATTTCAATTATGGAGTTTATAAGGCTGATGATCGAGTGGAGGATAAGGAAGCTGGGTCCAAAATGATTGAAGGATGA